A genome region from Staphylococcus capitis subsp. capitis includes the following:
- the agrA gene encoding quorum-sensing response regulator AgrA, with the protein MKIFVCEDDPRQRENMVSIIKNYIMIEEKPMELALATDDPYEVLEQSKEMNDIGCYFLDIQLEADMNGIKLGSKIRKHDPVGNIIFVTSHSELTYLTFVYKVAAMDFIFKDDPSELKTRIIDCLETAHTRLKLLSKESNVETIELKRGSNSVYVQYDDIMFFESSTKSHRLIAHLDNRQIEFYGNLKELAQLDERFFRCHNSFVVNRHNIESIDSKERIVYFKNGENCFASVRNVKKI; encoded by the coding sequence ATGAAGATATTCGTTTGCGAAGACGATCCTAGACAAAGAGAAAATATGGTTTCAATTATCAAGAATTACATCATGATTGAAGAAAAACCTATGGAACTAGCTCTCGCAACTGATGATCCTTATGAAGTGCTTGAGCAATCAAAAGAAATGAATGACATTGGTTGTTATTTCTTGGATATTCAATTAGAAGCTGACATGAACGGTATTAAACTTGGTAGTAAAATTCGTAAACATGATCCAGTCGGCAACATTATTTTTGTTACAAGTCACAGCGAACTTACATATTTAACATTTGTTTATAAAGTAGCTGCTATGGACTTCATTTTCAAAGATGATCCTTCAGAATTAAAAACAAGAATTATTGACTGTCTTGAAACAGCTCATACACGTCTTAAGTTGCTATCTAAAGAAAGTAATGTCGAAACAATTGAATTAAAGCGTGGCAGTAACTCTGTATATGTTCAATATGATGATATCATGTTCTTCGAATCTTCAACTAAGTCTCACAGATTAATCGCACACTTAGATAACCGTCAAATAGAATTTTACGGCAATCTTAAAGAGTTAGCTCAACTTGATGAACGTTTCTTTAGATGTCATAACAGCTTTGTGGTGAATAGACATAATATTGAATCTATAGATTCTAAAGAGCGTATTGTTTATTTCAAAAATGGTGAAAATTGTTTCGCGTCTGTGCGTAATGTTAAAAAAATCTAA